The nucleotide sequence AGCTGATCTGACTCGACTAAAGTCGACTAAAGAAAATTCCATAAAATTTGACTCATTTATCGTTCTTGACCGAAACAATGAACACATTGTGCAGAGATGAGACATTCAGCAGAAGCATATTCGCCACCAGTTTTACTTAGAAGGCCCTTTTTGGGCCACAATAACTACGCCAGCCATAGACCTTTCAAACGTTATATTTCCATTGAGATTATTTTTTAAGTTCATGTAATATGCTAGTAAAAGATCacataattatttaatttaaactgCTCAACTTTAAaccttttttatatttaattcctTGTTTTAATTCATAAAACAGATAATTAACGTTTATCAAACAtattacaataaaatattaaatttctttatataTTCATGCAAAAATGGATCGTTGAGAAGTTGCAAAACAACCGAGGCCTCGTGTAGcagaagcagcagcagcagcagcagctgcTGCATGCTTACAGAAGAAGACAGTTGCCACCATCCATCCCAGCTGTCCTTAATAGACTCAGTGTGTGCTGACGTGTCGCAAGGGAAAAGGCCAATGTTCATCGGAACCCTCCACAAGATTAACTCACAGCAACCCCAAGAATTATCTTGTGACCTCTTGGAATCTGTGTAAAGATTTAATTTGACTTGATAAGAGGGGCCACGTTTCGGCCTCCCACTGCCTGATCCACCTAATTAATTCCCTCTAATCATGATTAAGAATGGAATCCCTGGCTTAAGGACTTTGGTGCTCAATTAAGAATCTAATCCATAGCGACTTTGGGGAGCTCTCTCGCTTAATTTTCTTGaggtcttttaaaaaaaaaaacttttccctGAGtcgttttgaaaatttttatgtaTGTAATGCTATAATTCAACCTCCAAAGTTTAAATGCAAAATTTTATTGGCACATTCAGAAGTTAAAAAAAATGCCAATGCTAAGAGAGAAAGGTAATTAAGGTAGGTTTAACTTTCATAACTAGGGTTTCACTTGctttagatatataataaacaaTTGACGCATGAAAGCCTTGGGATTGGCCTTCTCTCACACAAGGTAATAatattaagaataataataataatagtgatAATAAACTACTAATTTAGCTTCCATGGAACTGGACGCCAAGCAAGAACACTTAAAAGGTGGCATAAATCATGGCCCTTTATGAGTCAATTTAGCTTGATCTAAGATTTTATTTTGACCAAATTAAAGGTGCAGTTTTTAGGGTGATTATAttcttttgaaatttaatttagagGGCAGTACCACCGAGAAGTAATATGAAACACTTGATTAGGTGTTATTATTACTTAAGGTATATATATACTTTCCAAGGACCACATTTTgatttaagattaattaaatagaaGAAGAAATTGACTAAGATATATGATTAAAACTTAAGAAAACAATATTTTAGAAGGGGGAATCTCAATCTACAGAACATTGTcttaaaataatatgaaattcTAAATAGGTGTACTTACTCAGGATAGACTACTACTTTTGATTTAATAttattaagtttgtaaaaaattagtgacaaaagaaaaaaagaatcACATAGATTTTGCTTTATGTGCCAAATCTTGAAGTCCTAATAACGCCAAATTAATATTGAAGTCTAATAACTTCATGTCACAGAATGCCATTGccgacaaaatatttttttttaaatagaaaaaaaGATATATATTGTATGATAATTTTAAGAGTCATTGAGACttttaatgattttgaaaattatttaaaaaatttattacacAAGCTCATTTTTTTCCCTATTGTCAATACAAAAGGAAATAATGGATATAATAGTAGGTGAGACCCCATCCAATTAATATCTATATATGTAGTTATCTAATTGTTTATGAATCTTAAAAACACTTTAATCTGTTGCAAAACTATAAAGTTAAATGAaggcatttaattaattaaactaaataaaataatcaataatCTAATGCATGAACAAATAAACTAAATGAAGTAAATAATAATGACTAGTTGAACCAAATGAAGACGCAtgttaaaatcaaataaaaacacACCTAATTTGTGTGCAAattgtatacaaaatcaattactctttcttaaattaattaaataatatatagttGAGTGTGATTACTTAGAATTTACTTCGCTAGAACACCTTTTGGtttaaaattaactaagaaaCAAAAATTGACAATGGTTTAGATTAACTCCTAAATGTAACACAAAACACTCGATTAGGTGTGATAATATTGCTTAATTTGAATCGACTTTCCAAGAAGCAACTTTTTTTTGGGTCAAAATATCCAGCTCTTCAAATTGATTAATGTTAGAAGTGATCGAATcaactttataaaaaaattttaccgACAACCAAGATAAATTTAAAAGTACTAATGCTTCATGACTCTGCAAACAATATTTTAAGATTGTCTTCCATCCCGCTGGAGGAAACTAATCCACAGTAGGGCTTCCAAGAAGCAACTTTTGATTTGTGATTAATTGAACCCAAGTGGAAATTGACCAAGATATATAATTAAAATCCTAGAGGAACTTTTTtaagtaaagaaagaaaaatatccAAATAGATTTTGCTTAATTAAAAACTACACGAGACACTTCATTGACAAGGGGTGATTGGCCAGGGCAGACTTCCCGAGGAACTACTTTGGGTTTAAGATTACTTATATTAAATTGATGACTGATTCGATAGGATTTTGACGACATTGAATTCAAGGTGATTAGGTAGTATGCCAGCTCCTCTATCCATGTGATTAAGTGAGCAATTGATTTTACTAAGAGTAATTAACCAAGTGATAAAGTGGCAAAAGGAGAGGTTGATTACTTACACTTCGTATTGAtttgaacatttttttttaaatattaattatattaatatctCTCTTTTATTAATATGCTTGTATTCATTTTAACATTAATAACACTGGATTTCACTGTCACTTATTTATCTTTATTCTTTatagttaaaatttattttcttattttttttagaatttttcaataaAATCTACATACAAAATAATTGAAAGTCATGTTATAACACTTATTCatattaattataatattatttgagtATTATAATACTAACACGTTAACCTCACGTGGTTCAGGCCCCTGCATGCATGGCCGCGTTAATTAACGTACGTTCCTGAATCGAGGCTGTTTTTTCATGCACGAACCGGGTCCGAGTTTTGGACGGCTCGGTCGAACCGCCGGTGGCCGGCCCAATGGGGGAACTGGCACTGCGGCAGTGGCATGGCGACAGGTCGAAAGGTCCCTGCCAGTGCCATGGCGACAAGTGTCGGATAGATTTCGAATATAATATATATGCTGCCCATGTGCTTCCATGCAGGGACCTTGACTCCAAGTGCCCAATTCAACTCATAGTCTCACGCCAGGAAGGACAAGGACCTTATCCATCCATCAAATATACCTTTAAATCAAAGGACTACAAGTGTGgcatctcctcctctcctcttcttcttctaccctAAAGTGATCCTGGGAAACTGAGCCAGAGCCTTCAGATTCAATATGCACTTTGCCGCGAGAGACACAAATCTCAAGCCTAGAGCTTCTGTTTTATTCTGTCAGCACTAGCTCGATGAAATTAATATTCATTAGATCGTACCTTCTTCGTTCGTTATCACTCTACATGGGAATTCCCTTTGTACTCATGATAGAAATATTTTATCACTAAAGGTCTCAGTAATGATATTTTATCATGATCTGCGTCGTTGTACGTACTTCTATcattaaattaatatatatagttGATTCTCCTGTTCAGCAGCAAACTAAACAGTATGAATTGATTAATATGCAAACTAAACGTGAGCAAGAACGTCAGCGCTTTAGAGGAGATTAAtgaaatgaaaggtatgagatatGCATAAAGAAGGAACAGTGTTTGATACGAATCTATAAGGAAAAACACTTTGTTAGATATATAGATGGAACATGGTTTATCTTGTGTGCATGCTTACTATATATTTTAGTTCTTTTGTGTGTTTCATGATGTTCTCCTGGGTCGACAcatctatttattattatttttttaacaaatttaatatttgtcatgtatatttttatttatttttgaagaaGCTTAATTAATTACTGCCCGTCCTCGCTCCTACTGTAGCGCTATATATACAACCCATTGAAGTCGAACACAAAGCAGGTGACGGCGATCTACCAGGCATCCATGGGCCACCAAGAAGACGCTTTGTTCTTCTTCTCTCTCGACCACCCAGCTCAGACTTCTCGAGGTATTCGATCCCCCTCTTCCTCCTTCCTACTAGCTTACGTGCAAATGCTCGACCGGCCGGCAGCAATGATTAATGTTTTCCCGACAATTGCAGCAGGAGCCATCGCCTGCGAGCCTCCGCGTCGCAGGAGGAACAAGGCACGCTGCGGCCTGCTCGCTGCCGAGGCGAAGAAACGGCGACTGAACGATGATCAGGTGAAGCTGTTGGAGACGCGGTTTGAGGAGGAGAAGAAACTGCAGTTCGGGCGGAAGTTGTACCTCGCCGCTGAGCTTGGGCTCGATCCCAAGCAGGTCGCCGTCTGGTTCCAGAACCGCCGGGTGCGGCACAAGAGCAAACAGGTGGAGGAGGCCTACCTCGAGCTCAAGTCCGTCCATGACGCCACCCTTCTTGAAAAATGCCACCTCGAGAAGGAGGTACCTCATTCAACCGAATTTCAACGATCGACAGATACACCCAATCAATCAAATTCTAACTTACTTCAATTGCTCTGAAATCAACAGGTGCTGAAGTTGAAAGATAAGCTTCTTGCGGCTGAAGAAGAGCTTAGAAGGCTTTCCCTCTGCGGCACCTGCGGCGGAACCGGCAGCGGCGAGCTGACAGGAAGTCCAAACTCATCGACTTTAACTGACCAGCCCGCAGTGTCAGAGTTCGGAACGATGGAGGAAGAAGCAGAGCTGATGTTCCTACCGGAGTATGATTGCTTGATGGAATGGGGGTACAATTTCTATGGCATGTGAAGATCGTTGCTAGTTTTTGCTTCGTTTGCATCATGTGATTAATGATTGTAAATTACCCGAGTCCCTTAAGCAAATCCTAGGTGTTCTCCTTACTGACAACGACTGTGTCAAGTTTTGGGGTGTGCGCTTAATTATATTGTAAGGGGCAGCTAGCTAGATTAATTATGATGTTGTTATGCTGTTTCTCCTCTTAGTAATTGTTGATGGTAAACTTGATGGGAGTCCACTAAGCAATGTTCTCATTTAGGGTGGTAAATAAATCAAATATTCATAAATACATTTGATGTTCagcttaataaaaatttattcatgttcattcaatatacgtATTTAAAtttaagatcaattaaataaataaacttaaatagtttcttaaactaaataaatagaaTACACATGTATTCAGCTTGTTAATATTCGTAAACAACGTTCGTGAATAGTATTCATGaatcatgttcattaataaaacttttatcaatatgctaaaataaaaaaataaaaaaaacaaataagtttgaattattaagctcaataatcaatcaaacaaataaaaatttcaaacaatcaaacaaacttgaattgagagttcgataatctaaatgaatcaagctcGAACCGAGCCAAACTTGAATTGTAAGTTTGATAGcatctaaatgaatcaagctaAAGCCAAACTTCCAacaactcaagctcataaaaaataaaccaagccaaacttgaacaatCAATTCAagggcttggttcattttaagttcgGCTCAGTTTGGCTCGGTTAGCattaggggtgagcagtcaacccgTCAAACCGATCAATCAGCTTATACtgacccgaaccgaaccgaaaaagaaaaatccgccggatatagggccggatgtagggtcctgatattgcattatccgatctagtagggttggatagttttttatcccaataactgaACCAACCTgatccgcgatcacccctacttgtagcaactactgtcgataagttgctacacgttgtagtagttattgtcgataagctgctacacgttgtagcagctaatcacgattagctgctacaacgtgtaatgaataatgtctattatcattttaaaataatttatttttttgttgttttatatttatattttatatttcattggatatagggtcggaaatccaaataactgacaacctGTCGGATATTTGATACATAATAACCATCGGATATAGGACCAGATGTAGGTCATGATAttgtattatctgatctagtagggtcggatagttttttatcctaataaccgaaccaacccgatccgcgatcacccctaGTTAGcatatcaaataagtttgaataccTAAAACTCGGTTCGGCTTGGCTCGACTTGTTTACTGCCCTTGTTCTCATTAGGTGATCAACACCATTGATCACCAATCTCTATGTGTCGGTTCATTAGACTCACATATAATGTTGATAAAATGattcaaaattaatatttgagttaGTGGGGTGATGAGATGACAATTAGTGTTAGTAGTGGTTAAATGAAAATATATTCAATGTATCTTCATTAGTTGTGTTAGTGTGGTAGAATAGTTAAGTTAGTAAGGTTATGGAGTTAGTGAGTTTTATGAGTTATGTAAGGGACTTATAAATAGGCTATATGTTTAATGAATGTgagataaaaattgaaaaattattgtgTCTCACTTGTCCGTCTTGTCATCTTATCCTCCTCCCATTttttctaacagtggtatcagagcgttaGGTTTGATGTGCCCTAGTTTGCTCATAATGACAATGAATGGAGTTTCTCAACCTCTCATCTTCATTTTTAAAGGAGAGTGATACGAATTTTGGAGTATCAAAATGAAGACTTTAGTTACATCTCAAGATCTTTCAGATTTAGTACAGAAAAGCTTTGACGACGAGGATGTTGATGAAGGTAGTTTAAAGGAGAACATAAAGAAAGATTCAAAATCACTATTCATTCTTCAACAAGCAGTACATGAAACGATTTTCTCAAGAATTGCAACTATTTCATTTTCCAAAGAAGCATGAGAAATATTGCAGAAAGAATTCTAAGACTCCTCTAGAGTGATAGTAGTGAAACTTCAGACTCGTACAAGTGAATTTGAGGCTTTTTTTATGAAGGGTAATGAAACTTTACAAGACTTTTTATCTAGAGTAATTTTGATTATCAGTCAAATGAGATCTTATGGAAAAAAATCACTGATACaattattattttgaaagttTCGTGAAGTTTGACTCCTAAATATGATTACATAGTAACTGTAATTGAGGAGGCAAAAGATCTTTCGATTTTATCTTTCGATGAACTAATGAGTTCTTTGCTAACTCATGAGGTAAGGCGAAATTGATCCGCTAAGAAGAATGAAGAAAAGACATTTCAACCTTCCCAAGTGAAGGGGGAGATAGGAAAAAAGAAGACTTCGCTAGCAGAGGTCATGGAAGAGGAGGTTTTCATGGTAGAGGACGTGGCAGAGGAAGATGTCATTTTAATAGACAAGAGAAGCAATTCAACagggataaaaaaataaagtaaaaattcAGTGTTATGGTTGTAAAAGATTTGGGCATATAAAGACAAATTGTAAAAATGACTCACAAGCAAATTATGTGAAAGAAGAAAACAAGGAAAGTAAGTTATTTATGGTTCATTCTCATTCTAACAAAGTTAAAAACAATATATGATTGTTAGATAGTAGATGTTCAAATCACATGACTGACAATATCATTATTTAAAGAGCTTTATGAATCACAAAAGATTCTAGTAAGACTTGGAGATAATAAGCAGATATAAGTCGAAGGCAAAGATACTATTGTCATGGAGACTAGCAATGGTAAAGCAAAATTGCTTTACATTATTGATTTTGTTCATAGTTTAACACATAGTTTGTTAAGTATTGGACAATTGATGATGAGTAGCTATACTATTGTATTTGATAACGAATCTTCTGTTATTTTTGATAAAGATTCTGGATAGTTTATTATTAGCGTGCAAATGATAGAAAATAAGATGTCTCGACTGAAGATCTCTAATATGGGAAACCAAGCTTTTATTGCTAGCGAAGATAATGAATCCAAGATGTAACATTTGAGATATAGACATCTCAACATCAAATGCATACAACTTTTAAATCAGAAAAGTATGATTTTTAGATTACCTCAAATTAGTTCTCTTGGTTTATGTGAAGGATGTATTTATGGAAAACAAACGAGGACGTCTTTTCCAAGTGGGCAATCATGGAGAGCTTCAAAATGACTTGAGCTAATTCACgttgatttatgtggtcctataaGAACTTTATCGTTTAGTGggagtaaatattttttttaatatttactaTTGATTTTAGTCAAATGAGTTGGATATATTTTCTAGCAGACAAGTCagaaacttttgaaaattttagaaaattcaagaTGCTTGTGGAAAATCAGAAGGGTACCTTAATAAAGATATAGATCGAGGAGGTGAGTTATTatctaaataatttaataaattttgtgaAGAACATGGTATTCACAGGGTACACTGGAGCAAAATGGTGTTGTGGAACGGAAAAATCGAACCGTTGTAGAAATGACTATAAGTTTGTTGAATATCAAAGGTCTTCCAAATCTTTTTGCGCTGAAGCAGTGACAACATCAATCTACTTGCTGAATATTTCTCCAATAAGTGCCGTTTTGAATCAAACATCATATGAAGTATGGAGAGGTAGAAAACCATCGGTAAATCACTTAAGAATTTTTTGGTTGTATTGCATATGCTTTAATTAACTCTCAATTTCATCATAAACTTGAGAAGAAATATGAAAAATACATATTTGTTGGATATTGCAATCAATCAAAAGCATATCGGTTGTATAATCCTCTTACTTGTAAATTGATTATAAGgagagatgtagattttgatgaAAATTTGAGCTGGAATTGGAATACACAAGATGAAGAGACTCAAGTTCATATCCCAATGGAGAACAAAACTCCAACAACATAAGATGTTGAATCATCTCCTTTGGGATCACTAGCTTCCTCACCATCAAATTCAAGAAGTAGCAGTTCATCCTCTTTATAAGAATCTTCTGATGAAACACCTCCAACAAAGGTTAGATCTTTGAGAGAAATCTATAAGTCAAGTCAATTTGCTCCTTTTGTTACAGATCCTATAACCTTTGAAGAAGCACAGTAACAAAGAAGGACTGGAGGAATGCAATGAAAGAAGAGTTAATTGCAATCCATAAAAATGAAACATGGGAGATGATGGATCAACCCAAAGGCTAGAATGTGATTGGTCTCAAGTGGGTGTTTAAAACAAAATATCATACCGATGGAACCATTCAGAAATACAAGGCTCAGCTTGTTGTAAAAGAGTATTCATAAGAATTAATATTGATTTCAAAGAAACAAAGAAACTTTTTCTCTGATTGCTGGATTTGAATTGGGAGAATTATCCTAGCATTAGTTGCACAATTACATTAGTTTGTTtatcaatttgatgttaaatctgTATTTTTGAATGACGATTTACAAGAAAAATTTTATGTAGATCAGTAGAAGGTTTTATAATTGAATGCAAAGACAAAAGTGTACAAATTGAAAAAGACACTTTATGAGTTAAAACAAGCCCCACGGGCATGATATAACAAGATTGATGGCTATTTTCGACAAAATAGTTTTACAAAAAATGGAAACGAACCCACTCTTTATGTGAAGAAACAAGGTAGAGATGATTATCTTATTGTGTGTCTTTATGACGATGATATAATTTATATGAGTTCTTTTGATTCTTTATTGGACGATTTTAAATCTAATATAATGAAGATATTTGAGATGTTAGATATGAGAATATTGCATTATTTTCTTGGTATTGAAGTGAAGCAAGGAGTTGATAGGATTTTTATCTCACAAAGAAAATATGCGACAGATCTTCTGAAAAGGTTTAGCTTATTCAATTGCAATCCAGCTACTACATCGTACTCATGAATATAAATGAGAAATTACAATTGGAAGATGGTTCAGAAAAAGTTGATGTAAAAAATTTTAGAAGTTTGGTTGgaggtttaatttatttaattcacACTAGACCAGatatactttttctgttaatgtAATTTCTAGGTTTATGCAAAATCCTACGAAGCATCATGTTAGCGTAGCTAAAAGGATTTTACGCTATATTACTGGAATCCTGGATTATGGAATTTGGTACACTAGAGTTTCAAAATTTGATCTTTGTGGATTCAATGATAGTGATTGGGCAAGTTCAGTAGATGATCGAAAGAACACTTTAGCTTGTGTTTATAATCTTGGATCAAGAGTAATCTCATGGAGTTCAAAGAAACAAACTACTATAGCCTTATCCTCTTCAgaagctgaatatgtagcagcAACTTCAGCAGCATATCAAGCAATTTAGGTTAGAAGATTACTTGCAGATCTTCACCAACAACAAAAAGAtacaattattatttttttgtgataACAAGCTGCCAATTGCAATGACAAAAAATCTGGCTTTTCATgcaaggactaaacatattgaTATTCGTCTGCATTTCATTCGAGACTTAGTTGCAAATAATGAAATTATGTTGGAGCATTGCATCACACATGAATAAATGGTGAATAACTTGATGAAGTCACTTCTaagagataattttatttattttagatcATATCTTAATGTTTGTAATTTTGAATCAAGGGGGAGTGTTgataaaataacttaaaattaatatttgatttagTGGGGGGTGATGAGATGACAATTAATAGTAGTAGTAGTGTTAGTAGTGGTTAAAGAAAAATATCTATGTTCAatatatcttcattaattatgttGGTGGGGTAGAATAATTGAGTTAGTGGGGTTTGTGGAGTTAGTGAGTTTCATCAGTTATATAAGTGATTTATAAATAGACTACATGTTTAATGAATGTGAGatagaaattgaaaatttattaCGATCCCACTTGCCCATTTTATCCTCTTATCCTCCTATTTTTCTCTAACGTAACATATAATAGATTGATTGAATAATCAAAttctaaagaaaaaataaaattgtttACCATGAAGGTATCTGCAAACTCATCAATAGTTGAGGGTGAAGTTATTGATACCTCAATTAGCGTGCATCAGATTAATACTATGGGAAGCAATTGGGCCCTTTTCACCTTATATTACGTGAAAGAACCCTCTTGTTTACCTTCTTCTACCAATGGAAAGATCATCGCGCGGCTggtcttcttttaaaattttcatagtTTACTGAATCCACCAAGATGGATAAGTGAAAAGCCGATGTCTTTTTGGGCAATTCCAGAATTCTTTAAACTTCTCAATTTCGAATCAATCGTTTTCGTTCGTTCGTGCCGGTTCGTGTACCACCCATCAGAACAGACAGTTCTTCCGACTTTATCGGTGGGATGCTATTGAATTGATCCATCCCATGCTCACCGCAATTCTCTATGTCCGTCCTTTTGTTTCTCCAAGAATTGTGGGTCAATGTTTTCCTTTTTGTCGTCTCATCAGTCCATGTGGTGATTTCCTTGTGATCTTTGCTCTCCTCCCCTTGTTACTTTCATGTGAAACCCTCGATTGAAGTTGTAAAACCTAAGCTGCATATGCTGCATGATCTTTAGAAATCGAATAAGAACTTAATATAGAAAATACAACACTAAATTATGAATCTTGTTTAATcgaaaacatggcatatcatgaaagcataaaCCGACGAGGAACTTGATTGAATAGTCATACGATCTGATGCGGTATATTGTGAGCGGACGCAGAGGTAATGTGTC is from Zingiber officinale cultivar Zhangliang chromosome 7B, Zo_v1.1, whole genome shotgun sequence and encodes:
- the LOC122003982 gene encoding homeobox-leucine zipper protein HOX14-like, with the translated sequence MGHQEDALFFFSLDHPAQTSRAGAIACEPPRRRRNKARCGLLAAEAKKRRLNDDQVKLLETRFEEEKKLQFGRKLYLAAELGLDPKQVAVWFQNRRVRHKSKQVEEAYLELKSVHDATLLEKCHLEKEVLKLKDKLLAAEEELRRLSLCGTCGGTGSGELTGSPNSSTLTDQPAVSEFGTMEEEAELMFLPEYDCLMEWGYNFYGM